Below is a window of Myxococcus xanthus DNA.
GGCGCTGGTGTTGCACGCGGCTACCTGAAGCGCCCAGAGCTCACCGCGCAGCGCTTCATCGAGGACCCGTCTTCGCCGGGCAAGCGGCTCTACCGCTCGGGCGACCTCGCCATCCGCCTTCCGGAGGGCGGCTTCACGTACCTGGGGCGCATCGACGACCAGGTGAAGATTCGCGGGTTCCGCATCGAGCTGGGTGAAATCCAGTCGGTGCTCGCCACGCACCCGGCGGTCGCGGATGCCTACGTCACCACGCATGAGCGGAGCGCGGATGACCGCCGCATCGCCGCCTACGTCGTGCCCAGGGACAACGCCGCGGAGACGCTCCTGTCCTCGGATGCGGACGGCGGCGTCGGCGACACGCACGTGGGCGAGTGGAAGGCGCTCTACGACGACCTCTATGCACGCTCCGCCAGCGAGCCGCAGTTGGACCCCAGCTTCAACATCGCGGGCTGGGACAGCAGCTACACCGGCGCACCGCTCAGCGCGGAGGCGATGAAGGAGTGGGTCGACCACACGGTCCACCAGATTCTCGTGCGGAAGCCCCGCCGCGTGCTCGAAATCGGCTGTGGCACCGGTCTGCTCCTCACGCGGATTGCGCCGTCCACGGAGGCCTACTGGGCCACGGACGTCTCGGGTGTCGTCGTCAACATGCTCCGGGGCAACACGGCGAAGTCGGCCGGACTCGAGCATGCGAAGCTCTTCCACTGCGCGGCGGACCAGTTGGACGGCATCGACTTCGGCGACATGCGCTTCGACGCGGTGATGCTGAACTCGGTGGTCCAGTACTTCCCGAGCGCGGAGTACCTCGCGCAGGCCCTGGAGAAGGCTTCACAGCGGCTGGACACGGGCGGCGTCATCTTCGTGGGTGACGTACGGAACTTCCGCCTGCTGGAGGCCTTCCACGCGTCCATCATCCTGGCGCAGGCGTCCGGCACGCTCGACCCACAGGTGCTCAAGACCCGCGTGGCGCAGCGCATGGCGGCGGAAGAGGAGCTGGTGCTCGCCCCGGACTTCTTCTGGGCCCTCAAGCAGCGCATCCCTCGCCTCACCCACGTGGAGATTCGCCCGAAGCGGGGCGCGTGCCTGAACGAGCTGACGCGTTTCCGCTACGACGTGCTCATCCACCTGGACACCCCTCCCAGCCCCGCCTCCGACGTGGCCTGGGGCCCGGGCAACGTGAGCCTGCCCGAGCTCCGCGCCCGGCTGACCCAGGACGGCACCCGGCGTGTCGGCCTGCGTGGCATCCGGAACGCGCGAGTCGAGGCATCCTTGGACGCCCTGGCGAGCGTGACGGATGGAGCATCCTCGCGGCCCGGTTCCTTCGAGAAGCTCCGTCGGCGTGTGCTGGACCGCGATGCCACGACGCCCGCGAGCGATCCGGAGCCTGGCATCGACCCCGAGTCTCTCCACCAGCTCGCGGAGGCCCTGTCCCTCAACGTCGCCCTCGACTGGTCGCGCGGCGGCGTGGATGGTTCCTTCGACGCGGTCTTCACCCCGGCTGCGAAGTCGGCGCACGGGCCCGTGGCCCTCTTCGGCAGTGCACCGGAAATCGTCGTGGGGGCACGCCGCGCCAATGACCCGCTCCGGAGCCGGGTGGATCGCCGCCTGGAGAGCGAGCTGCGCAAGCGGACGCAGGCGAGCCTTCCCGAGTACATGGTGCCCGCGAGCATCATGGTCGTCGACCGGATTCCCCTGACCGAGAACGGCAAGGTCGACCGGCGCGCCCTGCCCGTTCCATCCGTCTCACAGGGCCTGGAGACGGCCTACGTCGAGCCGCGCAACGGCGAGGAGGAGATCCTGGCCAGCATCTTCGCCGAACTGCTCGGCGCGGAGCGCGTGGGTGTGCACGACAGCTTCTTCGACCTGGGCGGCCACTCGTTGCTGGCCACGCAGGTCGTGTCCAGGATTCGCGCCGTACTGGGCGTGGAGATTCCGCTGCGCACGTTCTTCGCGAGCCCCACCGTCGCGGGGCTCGTGACGGCCGTCCAACAGCAGCGCCAGCGCCCCGGAGTGGCCGCGGTCGACTTCACCGGGCCCATGGAGCGCCCGGAGCGCATTCCGCTGTCTTCCTCCCAGGAGCGGCTGTGGATCGTGGACCGCATCGAGGAGACGCGGGCCCCCATCTACGTCATCCCGCTGGTGCTCCGGCTCCGAGGCCCCCTCCATCACGAGGCCCTGCGACTGAGCCTGGACGCCATCGTCCAGCGGCACGAAGTGCTCCGCACGTGCTTCCCGGCGGATGGCGCGCAGCCCTTCCAGGTCATCTCCACGAACGTCACGGCCGAGCTTCCGCCCACTGAGGAGCTGGTCCACCCGGCCGGCGCTTCGGAGGCGGAGCTGCTCGAGCTCATCCAGGTCCAGGCGGGCTTGGAGGTCTCCCGGCCGTTCGACCTCGAGCGGGGCCCGCTGCTGCGGATGCGCCTCTTCCGCATCTCGGAGTCGGACCATGTGCTGGTCCTCACCATGCACCACGTCGTCTCCGACGGCTGGTCCGTGGGCATCCTCGCGCGTGAGCTCGCGGCCGGTTACAACGCGCTGCGCTCGCAGCGTGAGCTGGCCTTGCCGCCGCTCCAGGTCCAGTACGCGGACTTCGCGCTGTGGCAGCGGCAGCTCTTGCGGGACGGTGCGCTCGCGGAGTCCATCGAAGCGCACAAGCAACGCCTGACGGGGGCGCCCACGTCCCTCAACCTCCCCAGCGACCGGCCCCGGCCGGAGACGCCGACGTACCGGGGTGGCGTGGTCCGCTTCGACGTGGACCGTTCCCTCACGGCGCGCCTGAAGGAGCTGAGCCGCCGGGAAGGCGCCACGCTGTATATGACGCTGCTGGCGGCCTTCACCGCCTACCTGTCACGGCTGAGTGGCCAGAAGGACCTCATCATCGGCTCGCCGGTGGCGAACCGGAATCGCGCGGCGGCGGAGCCGCTGATTGGCTTCTTCGTCAATACGCTCGCGCTCCGGATGGACCTGTCCGGCGACCCTAGCTTCCTGGAATTGCTGTCGCGCGTCCGGCGCACGGCGCTGGACGCCTACGCGGACCAGGACGTGCCGTTCGAGAAGCTGGTGGAGGTGGTCGCGCCCGAGCGGAGCCTCAGCCGCCAGCCCCTGGTCCAGGTGATGTTCGCGCTCCAGAACGCACCGTTCTCACCGCCCGCGCTGGACGGGCTCGACGTGCAACTGCTCGACCTGGACAGCGTCACCGCCAAGTTCGACCTGACGCTGTCCATGCAGGAATCCGCGGATGGCCTCTCCGGCCTGCTCGAGTTCAGCGCGGACCTGTTCGACCGCGAGCGCATCGAGCGGATGGCCGAGCACCTCGTCGTCATGCTCCGCGAAGCGGTGCAGGCTCCAGAGCGCCGGGTGCCCGCGTTCGCGCTACTGGGTGCGAACGAAGCCAGCCTGGTGGCGAAGTGGGAGCAAGGCCCCAGTGCCCCGCTCGCGCCCGGCTCGGTGATGGAGCTGTTCCAGGCGCAGGTCGCGCGCGCACCGGAGGCCATTGCCCTGGAGCATGGCGACGTCCGCCTGAGCTACGGCGAGCTCGACCTGCGGGCGACGCGCCTTGCCCGGCACCTGGTTTCGTTGGGCTTCGGACGGGAGAAGCGGGCCGCCATCTGCCTGCCGAAGTCGGTGGACTTCATCACCTGCATCCTGGGCGTGTGGAAGGCCGGCGGCGCGTATGTCCCGCTCGACCCGGAGTACCCCCAGGCGCGCCTGGGCCACATGCTGGACGACTCGGGCGCGGAGGTGCTGCTCACGGAGCGCGCCCTGGGCGAGCGGCCGGGCTTCCAGGGCCAGACGCTGTGGATGGATGAGCCCCTGCCGGAGCACGCCGAGCCGTCCACCCTCCCGTTCCCCGACGCGGACTCCGCCGCCTACGTCATCTACACCTCGGGTTCCACCGGGAAGCCGAAGGGCGCGGTGCTGGAACACCGGGGCGTGGCGAACCTCGCCGTGGCCTCGGCCCCGCTCTTCGGTCTCGGACCGGACAGTCGGCTCCTCCAGGCGGCGTCGCTGTCCTTCGACGTATCCGTCTGGGACATCGTGATGGCGTTCGCCAGCGGCGCCCGGCTGGTGCTGCCCACCGATGAGACCGCGCGCGTGGGCGAGGCCCTGGCCACGGTGCTCACGGAGAAGCACATCACCCAGGTGGTGCTGTCACCCTCCGCGCTCGCGACGCTGCCGGAGGGTGCCTATCCCGATCTCCGCGTGCTCATCACGGCCGGAGAAGCGCTCCCCGCGGAGCTCGTGAAGAAGTGGGTGACGGACACCCGTCGCTTCGTCAACGCGTATGGTCCGACGGAGACGACGGTCATCGCGACGGTCGCCGAGCTCAAGAAGGGCGACACGGGCGTTCCGTCTATCGGCCGGCCCCTGCCAGGGCTCGTGGCGCGCATCCTCGACGCCGACCAGCGGCAGGTCCCCATCGGGGTTCCCGGCGAGCTGTACGTGGGCGGTGTGGCGCTCGCGCGCGGGTACCACGGACTCGACGAGCTCACCCGGACGCGCTTCATCCCGGACCCGTACTCCGACGCTCCGAACGCCCGGCTCTACCGAACCGGCGATCTCACGCGCTGGAGTGCCGACGGCAGCATCGACTTCCTGGGCCGCATCGACGACCAGGTGAAGCTGCGCGGCTACCGCATCGAACTGGGTGAGGTGGAAACCGTCGTCGACAGCCACCCCGAGGTCCAGCGGTCGGTCATCACGGTCCACCAGGGGCAGCTCGCGGCCTATGCCGTGGGCCGTCCGGGCACGTCGCTGACGATTCAGTCCCTGCGCGACCATGCCATGGGCCTGCTTCCGAACTACATGGTGCCGGCGCACTTCGTCGTGCTGGAAACCTTCCCGCTGACGCCCAGCGGCAAGGTGGACCGCAAGAAGCTTCCGGACCCCGTGCAGGCCCAGGCGCCCGCCGCCTTCGCCGATGCGCGGACGCGGGAGGAGCAGATCCTGTCCAGCATCTGGGCCACCGTCTTGAAGAAGGAGTCCGTGGGCATCCACGACAACTTCTTCGCGCTCGGCGGCGACTCCATCCTCGGGCTGCAGATCATCTCCCGCGCCACCCAGCAGGGCCTGCGGCTGCGTCCGCGCCAACTGTTCGAGCACCAGACCATCGCCGACCTGGCGCGCGTGGCCTCCAGCACCCAGGTCATCAACGCCGAGCAGGGGCTCGTGACGGGCAGCGCGCCCCTCACGCCCATCCAGCATTGGTTCTTCGACCAGAACCGCGCCGGGCCGCAGCACTTCAACATGGCGGTGATGCTCGACGTGGAGCCAGGAATCGACCTGGCCGCGCTTCGCGGCGCGCTCGAAGCGGTGGAGCGCCACCACGACGCGCTCCGCTTCCGCTACCGCAAGGACGGTGACGGCTGGACCCAGTTCCACGCGGAAGAGGCGGCGCTGACTGGCATTCCCCTGGACACGCTGGACGTGGACGGGAGCGAGCACGTGGAAGAGGCGCTCGCCGACCTCCACGAGTCCCTGGACCTGGAGCAGGGCCCGCTCATGCGCGCCGCCCTGCTGCGGCTGGGTGGGGACTCCG
It encodes the following:
- a CDS encoding non-ribosomal peptide synthetase encodes the protein MSTPADNMKGLSLEAKRKLLAELMAKSGKAAPRLSPLASGQKALWLLHQQAPESAAYNTPFALRIRSQMDVASLKRAFGMLAERHASLRTTFSSTAEGQLVQTCHPTLEPSFTHVDAQGWSAEQLQSEVARAYRQPFSLERGPLLRGNLFSLGSEDHVLLMTVHHIVYDGWSAGILQQEFNQLYQAIARGEQPSLPPVTGSYAAFVAQQAETMSGAAGRAHWDYWQKKLDGELPILALPADRSRSAVSANRSGASPFRLSAELTARIKALAQSAESTPFVVLVSAYAALLGRLARQEDILIGSPTAGRPGSAFHDVVGYFANAVALRADLSGAPSTRTLLGRMRTVVHEALAHQDFPFASLVERLNIERRPGVSPLFQASISLHASREGGGAMALWASPDEDARVHWGNLQLEPFPISDQESQFDLTLEMWETRGAFSGVLRFNRALFNDDTVALWRGYFEKLVEEMVRAPDEPVARLSLAVKAPSPVHEARVESAPAVTTAQTLTGWFEAQAERSPNATALTFGETHLSYAELNARANVLAHALRDHGVGPESLVGICVDRSAELVVSILGVLKAGGAYVPLDPASPKDRLALILEDAEVAALVTESSRTGELPTQRVPTVFVDALDWKGGRRAPNPEPAITPDNAAYVIYTSGSTGRPKGVVVTHANATRLFTTSEPLYGFGPDDVWTLFHSAAFDFSVWELWGPLLYGGRLVVVPHWMTRAPEAFGELIAREGVTVLNQTPSAFRALTRAPSIADGKGGRGLKWIIFGGEALDAATVRPWFERYGDAGTQLINMYGITETTVHVTYYRVTEADLTSAASPIGRPLPDLELHLLDEHGQPVPAGVPGEMYVGGAGVARGYLKRPELTAQRFIEDPSSPGKRLYRSGDLAIRLPEGGFTYLGRIDDQVKIRGFRIELGEIQSVLATHPAVADAYVTTHERSADDRRIAAYVVPRDNAAETLLSSDADGGVGDTHVGEWKALYDDLYARSASEPQLDPSFNIAGWDSSYTGAPLSAEAMKEWVDHTVHQILVRKPRRVLEIGCGTGLLLTRIAPSTEAYWATDVSGVVVNMLRGNTAKSAGLEHAKLFHCAADQLDGIDFGDMRFDAVMLNSVVQYFPSAEYLAQALEKASQRLDTGGVIFVGDVRNFRLLEAFHASIILAQASGTLDPQVLKTRVAQRMAAEEELVLAPDFFWALKQRIPRLTHVEIRPKRGACLNELTRFRYDVLIHLDTPPSPASDVAWGPGNVSLPELRARLTQDGTRRVGLRGIRNARVEASLDALASVTDGASSRPGSFEKLRRRVLDRDATTPASDPEPGIDPESLHQLAEALSLNVALDWSRGGVDGSFDAVFTPAAKSAHGPVALFGSAPEIVVGARRANDPLRSRVDRRLESELRKRTQASLPEYMVPASIMVVDRIPLTENGKVDRRALPVPSVSQGLETAYVEPRNGEEEILASIFAELLGAERVGVHDSFFDLGGHSLLATQVVSRIRAVLGVEIPLRTFFASPTVAGLVTAVQQQRQRPGVAAVDFTGPMERPERIPLSSSQERLWIVDRIEETRAPIYVIPLVLRLRGPLHHEALRLSLDAIVQRHEVLRTCFPADGAQPFQVISTNVTAELPPTEELVHPAGASEAELLELIQVQAGLEVSRPFDLERGPLLRMRLFRISESDHVLVLTMHHVVSDGWSVGILARELAAGYNALRSQRELALPPLQVQYADFALWQRQLLRDGALAESIEAHKQRLTGAPTSLNLPSDRPRPETPTYRGGVVRFDVDRSLTARLKELSRREGATLYMTLLAAFTAYLSRLSGQKDLIIGSPVANRNRAAAEPLIGFFVNTLALRMDLSGDPSFLELLSRVRRTALDAYADQDVPFEKLVEVVAPERSLSRQPLVQVMFALQNAPFSPPALDGLDVQLLDLDSVTAKFDLTLSMQESADGLSGLLEFSADLFDRERIERMAEHLVVMLREAVQAPERRVPAFALLGANEASLVAKWEQGPSAPLAPGSVMELFQAQVARAPEAIALEHGDVRLSYGELDLRATRLARHLVSLGFGREKRAAICLPKSVDFITCILGVWKAGGAYVPLDPEYPQARLGHMLDDSGAEVLLTERALGERPGFQGQTLWMDEPLPEHAEPSTLPFPDADSAAYVIYTSGSTGKPKGAVLEHRGVANLAVASAPLFGLGPDSRLLQAASLSFDVSVWDIVMAFASGARLVLPTDETARVGEALATVLTEKHITQVVLSPSALATLPEGAYPDLRVLITAGEALPAELVKKWVTDTRRFVNAYGPTETTVIATVAELKKGDTGVPSIGRPLPGLVARILDADQRQVPIGVPGELYVGGVALARGYHGLDELTRTRFIPDPYSDAPNARLYRTGDLTRWSADGSIDFLGRIDDQVKLRGYRIELGEVETVVDSHPEVQRSVITVHQGQLAAYAVGRPGTSLTIQSLRDHAMGLLPNYMVPAHFVVLETFPLTPSGKVDRKKLPDPVQAQAPAAFADARTREEQILSSIWATVLKKESVGIHDNFFALGGDSILGLQIISRATQQGLRLRPRQLFEHQTIADLARVASSTQVINAEQGLVTGSAPLTPIQHWFFDQNRAGPQHFNMAVMLDVEPGIDLAALRGALEAVERHHDALRFRYRKDGDGWTQFHAEEAALTGIPLDTLDVDGSEHVEEALADLHESLDLEQGPLMRAALLRLGGDSARLALVAHHLVVDAVSWGIIIEDLLTAYSQLSNGQEVGLPPKTTSFQHWAKRLEAYAATPNARAELDAWLATAQRDDSQDLPLNDPHAPDTVSDAGTLVTWLEAEETQLLLNEVPTAYDVKVNEALIAALARTLTGWSGNSTVRIDLEGHGREFLFEDVDLSRTVGWFTALFPLRLHVGAREGVRETLARAKDALRRTPRGGIGYGVLRALSPDASIRSRLGAIPNAGIVFNYLGQMGAVPTQGVVRGRAKEGLGLLHAPGATRPHRIELNAVVEAGQRLRLDWTFGAKVFHKETIERLNAEFHANVRAMIRERAEPAAAVRVASDFPAARLSAKDLKRVLTLTKKPR